The Novosphingobium sp. Gsoil 351 genome contains the following window.
CCGCTGCCTTCGCCGCTGCAATCGGTAAGCTTGCCGGGCAGCCGCAGCTTGCGCGCGTTGGTCGCGGTCTTGCGCTTGATCTCGCGCTCCGCCTTGCGCGCGAGGCGCTCGTCCATCCGCTCCATCACGTGGGCGAGCAGCGCCTTACCGCGGTCCATGTTGTCGGCGAGGAAATGGTCGAAGTGGTCGCGCACCGCGTTCTCGACCAGCCGCGCGGCCTCGGGGCTGGTCAGGCGGTCCTTGGTCTGGCTCTGGAACTGCGGCTCGCGGATGAACAGCGAGAGCATGATCTCGCTGCCGGTGACGATGTCCTCGGGCGCGATGTCCTTGGCCTTCTTCGCCCCGACGAGATCGGCGAAGGCGCGGATGCCCTTGACCAGCGCGGCGCGCAGCCCCTGTTCGTGGGTGCCGCCGTCGGGGGTCGGGATGGTGTTGCAATACCAACTGTAGGCGCCGTCGGACCACAACGGCCAGGCGATCGCCCATTCGACTCGCCCCGCCGCGTCGCCCGGAAACTCATGGCTGCCGCTGAAGGCCTTGGTGGTCACGCACTCGCGCGTGCCGATCTGTTCGGCAAGGTGATCGGCGAGCCCGCCGGGAAACTGGAACACCGCCTCGGTCGGGGTATCGTCGGCTATCAACGCGGGCGCGCACTTCCAGCGGATTTCGACCCCGGCGAACAGGTAGGCCTTCGAGCGGGCGAGGCGGAACAGCCGCTGCGGCTTGAACTTCGCATCCTCGCCGAAGATTTCGATGTCGGGGACGAAGGTGACGGTGGTGCCGCGACGATTGGGGGTGGCGCCGATCGTCTTGAGCGGACCCAAAGGCAAGCCGCGCGAAAATTCCTGCGCGTAGAGTTCCTTGTTGCGCGCGACCTCGACGCGGGTGTGGCTCGACAGCGCATTGACCACGCTGACCCCCACGCCGTGCAGGCCCCCGCTGGTGGCATATGCTTTCCCCGAGAACTTGCCGCCCGAATGGAGCGTAGTCAGGATCACCTCGAGGGCCGACTTGCCGGGGAACTTGGCGTGCTCGTCGACCGGCATGCCACGGCCGTTGTCGCTGATCGTCAGCCTGTTGCCCGGCTCGAGCGTAACCTCGATGCGGTTGGCGTGCCCCGCCACCGCCTCGTCCATCGCGTTGTCGAGGACCTCTGCGGCAAGATGGTGGAGCGCGCGCTCGTCGATCCCGCCGACGTACATCCCCGGGCGGCGGCGCACCGGCTCGAGCCCTTCGAGAACCTCGATCGCGCCGCTATCGTAATCGCTGCCGGTGCCGGCGGGGAGTTTGTCGAACAGGTCCTTGGCCATGCCTGGCGGCTAACCGCGCGCGGGCGCTTCGACAAGCATCCGGCGCGCGGTAGTTTGGGACAACCTGCGCGGGATCAGTTGCCGAAGCGGGTGGGAGCAGGGGCGACGATCCCGCCGCCGACCTCGCGGACCTCCCACGCGCGCTCGGCGACATTGTCGTCGGCGAAGCGGAACGCCCCGTCGAGGCCGAGAAAACCGCCGCGATCGCCCAGCTTGCGCGTGGGGAACAGGCTGCCCGGCTTCCAATCGCGCGCGACGTTGAGCGTCAGCAGCACCCCGTCATAGCCCAAGGTGGCGATGCGATAGGGCGACGCGCCGAAGCGCGCCTTGTAGCTGGAGACGAACTTGGCGTAGCGCGCGTCGGATACGGCGGCGAACCAGGCTCCGCGCAGCGCGGGCGTGGCGAGCACGGTGCTTTCCCCGGCCCACAGCTCGGTGCCCAGGATGCGCGGGGCGACCGCCCCGACCGCCTTGAGCATCGGCGCGGCGCGCACCGCCATCCGCGCGCCATCGGCGATCAGCACCGCCTCGTAGCCGCCCTTGGCCTTGAGCCTTCCCGCCGCGCTGGTGATCGAGGTGTTGCCGCGATCGTAGGGTTCGCTGGCGACGATGCTACCGCCCGCGGCGCGCACCGCGGCGGTGTAGGCGCCAGCGGCGCGCTGGCCGTATTCGCCGCCCGGCGCCAGCATGGCGAAGCGGCTCATGCCCTTGGCCCGGGCGAACGAGACCACGCGCGCCACCGCTTGCGCGGGAACGTGGCCGAGCACGAACACGTCCTCGGCGGCCACGCTGCTGTCGTTGGAGAACGTGATCATCGGCACGTGCGCGGGGCGGGCCATCGCGGCGACGGTGCGCACGTCCTCGTTGAGCAACGGCCCCAGGATCAGCTTGTTGCCGTCGGCCAGCGCCCGCGACGCGGCGCTCTGCGCACCGGTGGCGGTATCGTAGGTGGTGATCCGCAGGTTCTGGGCATTGGTATCGAGCAGCGCCATC
Protein-coding sequences here:
- a CDS encoding penicillin-binding protein activator, whose translation is MIEKRALLRNLALASAIVLVAGCKVIPKGPPVSGPGPVATEAPGSTLPTDRERHRIALLVPLSGTNAGVGQSLANATTMALLDTNAQNLRITTYDTATGAQSAASRALADGNKLILGPLLNEDVRTVAAMARPAHVPMITFSNDSSVAAEDVFVLGHVPAQAVARVVSFARAKGMSRFAMLAPGGEYGQRAAGAYTAAVRAAGGSIVASEPYDRGNTSITSAAGRLKAKGGYEAVLIADGARMAVRAAPMLKAVGAVAPRILGTELWAGESTVLATPALRGAWFAAVSDARYAKFVSSYKARFGASPYRIATLGYDGVLLTLNVARDWKPGSLFPTRKLGDRGGFLGLDGAFRFADDNVAERAWEVREVGGGIVAPAPTRFGN
- the parE gene encoding DNA topoisomerase IV subunit B, whose amino-acid sequence is MAKDLFDKLPAGTGSDYDSGAIEVLEGLEPVRRRPGMYVGGIDERALHHLAAEVLDNAMDEAVAGHANRIEVTLEPGNRLTISDNGRGMPVDEHAKFPGKSALEVILTTLHSGGKFSGKAYATSGGLHGVGVSVVNALSSHTRVEVARNKELYAQEFSRGLPLGPLKTIGATPNRRGTTVTFVPDIEIFGEDAKFKPQRLFRLARSKAYLFAGVEIRWKCAPALIADDTPTEAVFQFPGGLADHLAEQIGTRECVTTKAFSGSHEFPGDAAGRVEWAIAWPLWSDGAYSWYCNTIPTPDGGTHEQGLRAALVKGIRAFADLVGAKKAKDIAPEDIVTGSEIMLSLFIREPQFQSQTKDRLTSPEAARLVENAVRDHFDHFLADNMDRGKALLAHVMERMDERLARKAEREIKRKTATNARKLRLPGKLTDCSGEGSGETELFIVEGDSAGGSAKQARDRKTQAILPIRGKILNVASATADKIRANSEIADLGLALGCGTRKDCNADNLRYDRVIIMTDADVDGAHIATLLMTFFFQEMPDIVRRGHLYLAQPPLYRLTSGATSAYARDDAHRAELERTTFKGKKVDVARFKGLGEMNPSQLRETTMAPATRGLLKVTLPPEAEGRAAVKDLVDRLMGRDPAQRFHFIQNRAGELDPELIDA